From Micromonospora rifamycinica, a single genomic window includes:
- a CDS encoding metal ABC transporter ATP-binding protein — protein sequence MTTPVIQVGHASVGYDGRPVLRDVSLTVTAGEVVAVLGANGSGKSTLIRAVLGLVPLGTGTVTLFGVPQRRFRQWHRIGYVPQRLGAGSGVPATVREVVASGRLARRGVLRPPGRADRAAVAAALRAVGLADRAGDPVATLSGGQQQRTLIARALAGEPELLVLDEPTAGVDAASQEAFAGALHDFLGTGGTVLLVAHELGPLRPLISRAVVVHQGGVCHDGAVPEPAGHHAEPDHDHVHPHGPEEPAGLWSS from the coding sequence GTGACCACACCCGTGATCCAGGTCGGGCACGCCTCGGTCGGCTACGACGGCCGACCGGTGCTGCGGGACGTCTCGTTGACGGTCACCGCCGGCGAGGTGGTGGCGGTGCTGGGGGCCAACGGCTCCGGCAAGTCCACCCTGATCCGCGCCGTGCTCGGGCTGGTCCCGCTCGGCACCGGCACGGTCACGCTGTTCGGCGTCCCGCAGCGGCGGTTCCGGCAGTGGCACCGGATCGGGTACGTCCCGCAGCGGCTCGGCGCCGGCAGCGGCGTGCCGGCCACCGTCCGGGAGGTGGTCGCCTCCGGGCGGCTGGCCCGCCGGGGGGTGCTGCGCCCACCCGGCCGCGCCGACCGGGCCGCGGTCGCCGCGGCGCTGCGCGCGGTCGGGCTCGCCGACCGGGCCGGTGACCCGGTGGCCACCCTCTCCGGCGGCCAGCAGCAGCGCACCCTGATCGCCCGCGCCCTGGCCGGCGAGCCGGAGCTGCTGGTGCTCGACGAGCCGACCGCCGGGGTCGACGCGGCCAGCCAGGAGGCGTTCGCCGGGGCGCTGCACGACTTCCTCGGCACCGGGGGCACCGTGCTGCTGGTCGCCCACGAGCTGGGGCCGCTGCGTCCGCTGATCAGCCGGGCCGTGGTGGTGCACCAGGGCGGCGTCTGTCACGACGGCGCGGTGCCGGAACCGGCCGGGCACCACGCCGAGCCCGACCACGACCACGTGCACCCGCACGGTCCCGAGGAGCCCGCCGGGCTGTGGAGCAGCTGA
- a CDS encoding metal ABC transporter substrate-binding protein — protein MTARTLPRALTAAATALLVLAGGTACSTSQAGADPDRVDVVAAFYPLQYVAERVGGGAVTVTNLAKPGAEPHDLELNPRQVGQVSDAELVFYLKGFQPAVDEAVAQNAADRALDVTTVVPLRDAAAGGHDHEGEDGHAEEEDGGKDPHLWLDPTRLATVADKLAERLGAVDPDRAADYTTRARTLRGELDKLDAEYTAGLATCQRREIVVSHAAFGYLAERYRLEQIGLTGLTPDTEPAPQRLAEVAREAREHKATTIFFETLVSPKVAETIAAEVGAKTAVLDPIEGLSTDGGGDYLSVMRANLTTLRTALGCS, from the coding sequence ATGACCGCCCGTACCCTCCCCCGCGCCCTGACCGCCGCCGCCACCGCCCTGCTCGTCCTGGCCGGCGGGACCGCCTGCTCGACCTCGCAGGCCGGAGCCGACCCGGACCGGGTGGACGTGGTCGCCGCCTTCTACCCCCTCCAGTACGTCGCCGAGCGGGTCGGCGGCGGCGCGGTCACCGTCACCAACCTGGCCAAGCCGGGCGCCGAACCGCACGACCTGGAGCTCAACCCCCGGCAGGTCGGCCAGGTCAGCGACGCCGAGCTGGTCTTCTACCTCAAGGGCTTCCAGCCGGCGGTGGACGAGGCCGTCGCGCAGAACGCCGCCGACCGGGCCCTCGACGTGACCACCGTCGTGCCGCTGCGCGACGCGGCGGCCGGCGGACACGACCACGAGGGTGAGGACGGTCACGCCGAGGAGGAGGACGGCGGCAAGGACCCGCACCTCTGGCTGGACCCGACCCGGCTGGCCACCGTCGCCGACAAGCTCGCCGAACGGCTCGGCGCCGTCGACCCGGACCGGGCCGCCGACTACACCACCCGGGCCCGGACACTGCGCGGCGAGCTGGACAAGCTCGACGCCGAGTACACCGCCGGCCTGGCAACCTGCCAGCGCCGGGAGATCGTGGTCAGCCACGCCGCCTTCGGCTACCTCGCCGAGCGTTACCGGCTGGAGCAGATCGGCCTCACCGGGCTCACCCCGGACACCGAGCCCGCCCCGCAGCGGCTGGCCGAGGTCGCCCGGGAGGCCCGCGAGCACAAGGCCACCACGATCTTCTTCGAGACGCTGGTCAGCCCGAAGGTCGCCGAGACCATCGCCGCCGAGGTCGGCGCGAAGACCGCGGTGCTCGACCCGATCGAAGGGCTCTCCACTGACGGGGGTGGGGACTACCTTTCGGTGATGCGCGCGAATCTGACCACGCTCCGTACCGCCCTGGGGTGCTCGTGA
- a CDS encoding DUF6703 family protein — protein MQPTQRPLLVRLARVNPTSVFLAALALVLVALFAPGPVGGVLLLALATGLVYLLAVTWPVQAPQTRVLRLVMVTLLVTVALVKIF, from the coding sequence ATGCAGCCTACGCAGCGCCCCCTGTTGGTCCGGTTGGCCCGGGTGAACCCGACGTCGGTGTTCCTCGCCGCCCTGGCGCTGGTGCTGGTGGCGCTCTTCGCGCCCGGCCCGGTCGGCGGGGTGCTGCTGTTGGCGCTGGCCACCGGGCTGGTCTACCTGCTGGCCGTCACCTGGCCGGTGCAGGCGCCGCAGACCCGGGTGCTCCGGTTGGTGATGGTGACGCTGCTGGTCACGGTGGCCCTGGTCAAGATCTTCTGA
- a CDS encoding antibiotic biosynthesis monooxygenase family protein, with product MLVTNRFVVAVEAADDFTVRAHAALAALAARPGYRRGELLRALDDPRHWCLLTEWESVGTYRRALGGFDVKITAVPLLAESLDEPSAYETLAGAAPEGEVVVVESDRAARPQR from the coding sequence GTGCTGGTCACCAACCGGTTCGTGGTCGCCGTCGAGGCGGCGGACGACTTCACCGTCCGGGCGCACGCCGCGCTGGCCGCGCTCGCCGCCCGCCCCGGCTACCGGCGCGGCGAGCTGCTGCGCGCCCTCGACGACCCCCGGCACTGGTGCCTGCTCACCGAATGGGAGTCGGTCGGGACCTACCGCCGGGCGCTCGGCGGCTTCGACGTCAAGATCACCGCCGTGCCGCTGCTCGCCGAGTCGCTCGACGAGCCCTCGGCGTACGAGACGCTGGCCGGCGCCGCCCCCGAGGGCGAGGTGGTGGTCGTGGAGAGCGATCGGGCCGCGCGTCCGCAGCGTTGA
- a CDS encoding Rv0361 family membrane protein, whose product MPAPPPGPGVAPPFAAPPTEGGRKRLWLGLGVGALALVICCGGGGAAAVGLVVSNVQAIEEQGQAVTDDYYRALVDKQYGRAYEKLCDDARRRESRGEFTRRVAEEPAVASYRVGDVDPQTLTVPVDVTFSGGGRGTQQVTLAADQQTGGMEVCGVS is encoded by the coding sequence GTGCCCGCTCCGCCCCCCGGCCCGGGAGTGGCACCGCCGTTCGCCGCCCCGCCCACCGAGGGTGGCCGCAAGCGGCTCTGGCTGGGGCTCGGCGTCGGGGCGCTGGCCCTGGTGATCTGCTGCGGCGGCGGTGGCGCGGCGGCCGTCGGGCTGGTGGTCAGCAACGTGCAGGCGATCGAGGAACAGGGCCAGGCGGTCACCGACGACTACTACCGGGCACTGGTCGACAAGCAGTACGGCAGGGCGTACGAGAAGCTCTGCGACGACGCCCGGCGGCGGGAGTCCCGGGGCGAGTTCACCCGCCGGGTCGCCGAGGAGCCGGCGGTCGCCAGTTACCGGGTCGGCGACGTCGACCCGCAGACCCTGACCGTGCCCGTCGACGTCACCTTCAGCGGCGGCGGGCGGGGCACCCAGCAGGTCACCCTCGCCGCCGACCAGCAGACCGGCGGCATGGAGGTCTGCGGGGTGAGCTGA
- a CDS encoding glycine--tRNA ligase encodes MPADRIDAVVSLAKRRGFVFPSSEIYGGTRSAWDYGPLGVELKENVRRQWWKAMVQQRDDVVGLDSAVILARRVWEASGHLAEFVDPLTECQSCHKRFRADHLEEAYAEKHGKPLTSLQELNCPNCGNKGTFTEPKMFNGLMKTYLGPVESDEGLHYLRPETAQGIFVNYNNVATAARKKPPFGIAQTGKSFRNEITPGNFIFRTREFEQMEMEFFVEPGSDEQWHEYWLQERWNWYLDLGLSEENLRFYEHPKEKLSHYSKRTVDIEYRFRFGGTEFAELEGVANRTDFDLSTHSKHSGVDLSYFDQTRNERWVPYVIEPAAGLTRAVLAFLLEAYDEDEAPNTKGGVDKRTVMRFDPRLAPVKVAVLPLSRNEALSPKAKGLAAQLRKRWVVEFDDSQAIGRRYRRQDEIGTPFCVTVDFDTLDDDAVTVRNRDTMAQERVALDQVERYLIERLPGC; translated from the coding sequence ATGCCAGCCGACCGTATCGACGCCGTCGTCAGCCTCGCCAAGCGCCGAGGCTTCGTCTTCCCCTCCAGCGAGATCTACGGGGGCACCCGGTCGGCGTGGGACTACGGCCCGCTCGGCGTGGAGCTGAAGGAGAACGTCCGTCGGCAGTGGTGGAAGGCCATGGTCCAGCAGCGCGACGACGTGGTCGGCCTCGACTCGGCCGTCATCCTGGCCCGTCGGGTCTGGGAGGCCAGCGGCCATCTCGCCGAGTTCGTCGACCCGCTCACCGAGTGCCAGTCCTGCCACAAGCGGTTCCGCGCCGACCACCTGGAGGAGGCGTACGCCGAGAAGCACGGCAAGCCGCTGACCTCGTTGCAGGAGCTGAACTGCCCCAACTGCGGCAACAAGGGCACCTTCACCGAGCCGAAGATGTTCAACGGCCTGATGAAGACCTACCTCGGCCCGGTGGAGAGCGACGAGGGCCTGCACTACCTGCGCCCGGAGACCGCCCAGGGCATCTTCGTCAACTACAACAACGTGGCGACCGCGGCCCGCAAGAAGCCGCCGTTCGGCATCGCGCAGACCGGCAAGTCGTTCCGCAACGAGATCACCCCGGGCAACTTCATCTTCCGCACCCGCGAGTTCGAGCAGATGGAGATGGAGTTCTTCGTCGAGCCCGGCTCCGACGAGCAGTGGCACGAGTACTGGTTGCAGGAGCGTTGGAACTGGTACCTCGACCTCGGCCTGTCGGAGGAGAACCTGCGCTTCTACGAGCACCCCAAGGAGAAGCTCTCGCACTACTCGAAGCGCACCGTCGACATCGAGTACCGGTTCCGGTTCGGCGGCACCGAGTTCGCCGAGCTGGAGGGGGTGGCCAACCGCACCGACTTCGACCTGTCCACGCACAGCAAGCACTCCGGCGTGGACCTGTCGTACTTCGACCAGACCCGCAACGAGCGCTGGGTGCCGTACGTCATCGAACCGGCCGCCGGCCTGACCCGCGCGGTGCTGGCCTTCCTGCTGGAGGCGTACGACGAGGACGAGGCCCCGAACACCAAGGGCGGCGTCGACAAGCGCACCGTGATGCGGTTCGACCCCCGGCTGGCCCCGGTCAAGGTGGCGGTGCTGCCGTTGTCCCGCAACGAGGCGCTCTCGCCGAAGGCCAAGGGGCTGGCCGCCCAGCTCCGCAAGCGCTGGGTGGTGGAGTTCGACGACTCGCAGGCGATCGGTCGCCGCTACCGCCGGCAGGACGAGATCGGCACCCCGTTCTGCGTCACCGTCGACTTCGACACCCTCGACGACGACGCGGTGACCGTGCGGAACCGGGACACCATGGCCCAGGAGCGGGTGGCCCTGGACCAGGTCGAGCGCTACCTGATCGAGCGGCTGCCCGGCTGCTGA
- the dusB gene encoding tRNA dihydrouridine synthase DusB translates to MAGITNVGFRQLCREQGGGIYVCEMITTIALVQRNPKTLRMIAFGADEQPRSLQLYGTDPEVTAAAVRIVVERDLADHIDLNFGCPVPKVTRRGGGSALPWRRRLFARLVRAAVDAASPAGVPVTVKMRKGIDDDHLTYVEAGLAAQDAGVAAVALHGRTAAQRYSGTADWDAIATLKQALDVPVLGNGDIWEADDALRMVAHTGVDGVVVGRGCLGRPWLFADLEAAFDGRPERRLPTLGEVAVTMRRHAELLVDQFTAGSRTPARGERDGCTDFRKHVAWYLKGFPVGSGLRRELAMIESLAQLDDLLGKLDAAEPFPVAALGQPRGRTNSPGKVFLPEGWLASRDDDTVPEGAELDDSGG, encoded by the coding sequence ATGGCCGGCATCACCAACGTCGGTTTCCGGCAGCTCTGCCGGGAGCAGGGCGGTGGCATCTACGTCTGCGAGATGATCACTACGATCGCGCTGGTCCAGCGGAACCCGAAGACCCTGCGCATGATCGCCTTCGGTGCCGACGAGCAGCCGCGCAGTCTCCAGCTCTACGGCACCGACCCGGAGGTCACCGCGGCGGCGGTGCGGATCGTGGTGGAGCGTGACCTGGCCGACCACATCGACCTGAACTTCGGCTGCCCGGTGCCGAAGGTGACCCGGCGGGGCGGCGGGTCGGCCCTGCCCTGGCGTCGCCGGCTCTTCGCCCGGCTGGTCCGGGCCGCGGTGGACGCCGCGTCACCCGCCGGGGTGCCGGTCACGGTCAAGATGCGCAAGGGCATCGACGACGACCACCTGACGTACGTCGAGGCGGGGCTGGCCGCCCAGGACGCCGGGGTCGCGGCGGTCGCCCTGCACGGGCGTACCGCCGCGCAGCGGTACTCCGGCACCGCCGACTGGGACGCCATCGCCACCCTCAAGCAGGCGCTCGACGTGCCGGTGCTCGGCAACGGCGACATCTGGGAGGCCGACGACGCGCTGCGGATGGTGGCCCACACCGGGGTGGACGGGGTGGTGGTGGGCCGGGGCTGCCTGGGGCGGCCGTGGCTCTTCGCCGACCTGGAGGCGGCGTTCGACGGCCGGCCGGAGCGCCGGCTGCCGACCCTCGGCGAGGTCGCGGTGACCATGCGGCGGCACGCCGAACTGCTGGTGGACCAGTTCACCGCCGGTTCACGCACCCCGGCCCGGGGCGAGCGGGACGGCTGCACCGACTTCCGCAAGCATGTCGCCTGGTATCTCAAGGGCTTCCCGGTGGGTAGCGGGCTGCGCCGGGAGCTCGCCATGATCGAGAGCCTGGCCCAGCTGGACGACCTGCTGGGCAAGCTCGACGCGGCCGAGCCCTTCCCGGTGGCCGCCCTCGGCCAGCCGCGCGGCCGGACGAACTCCCCCGGCAAGGTCTTCCTGCCCGAAGGCTGGCTGGCGAGCCGGGACGACGACACCGTCCCCGAGGGCGCCGAGCTGGACGACTCGGGCGGCTGA
- a CDS encoding C39 family peptidase, whose amino-acid sequence MRTDILRKTVLTAAGLAVTAGGIAGPALAAHAAETNRPAAVVQTDRRPADERELKVDYAAQPNFYYCGPAAARNALSVQGKKIDVDAMAKEMGTTESGTDSINDITPILNKETGRKDAYRSTEIPAGKVDGKRVEQLRADIVRAVDDGRAVVANIAGTATDTDGNTHSFEGGHYISVVGYRDGGRVVTIADSANPDTAAYRIDVDELAHWIASRGYAS is encoded by the coding sequence ATGCGTACCGACATCCTGCGTAAGACCGTGCTGACCGCTGCCGGCCTGGCCGTCACCGCCGGTGGCATCGCCGGCCCCGCGCTGGCCGCGCACGCCGCCGAGACCAACCGGCCCGCCGCCGTGGTGCAGACCGACCGCCGGCCCGCCGACGAGCGGGAGCTGAAGGTCGACTACGCGGCCCAGCCGAACTTCTACTACTGCGGCCCCGCCGCCGCCCGTAACGCGCTGAGCGTCCAGGGTAAGAAGATCGACGTGGACGCCATGGCCAAGGAGATGGGCACCACCGAGAGCGGCACGGACAGCATCAACGACATCACCCCGATCCTGAACAAGGAGACCGGCCGCAAGGACGCCTACCGGAGCACCGAGATCCCGGCTGGCAAGGTCGACGGCAAGCGCGTGGAGCAGCTGCGCGCCGACATCGTCCGGGCGGTGGACGACGGCCGCGCCGTGGTCGCCAACATCGCCGGCACCGCCACCGACACCGACGGCAACACCCACTCCTTCGAGGGCGGGCACTACATCAGCGTCGTCGGTTACCGCGACGGTGGGCGGGTCGTGACGATCGCCGACTCGGCCAACCCGGACACCGCCGCCTACCGGATCGACGTCGACGAGTTGGCCCACTGGATCGCCAGTCGCGGCTACGCCTCCTGA
- the ppdK gene encoding pyruvate, phosphate dikinase has product MTVQEKAGDKYVYDFAEGNKELKDLLGGKGANLAEMTNLGLPVPPGFTITTEACQAYLATGREPDGLAGQIETHLEALERGMGRRLGDPQDPLLVSVRSGARFSMPGMMETVLNVGLNDRSVEGLARQASSADPDSSGSADRFAWDSYRRLIQMFGKTVCEVPGEQFEHALDEAKRAKGAHDDLDLDADDLRGLVETYKKIFAEHTGREFPQEPREQLDLAIRAVFASWNAERAILYRRQERIPADLGTAVNVVAMVFGNLGPDSGTGVAFTRDPGSGAQGIYGDYLANAQGEDVVAGIRNTVPLQELERLDPKSYRELLDIMARLEGHYRDLCDIEFTIERGKLWMLQTRVGKRTAAAAFVIAGQLVDEGLIDLDEALHRVNGAQLAQLMFPRFQLDHEFEAVARGIGASPGAASGAVVFTSARAVELAAEGKSVILVRRETNPDDLNGMIAAQGILTSRGGKTSHAAVVARGMGKTCVSGADGLEVDVPARRFTVGGHTVVEGDVVSIDGTTGRVYLGEVPVTPSEVVQYFEGSLDPERTDDALVRAVHRIMTHADTRRRLAVRTNADTGADAARARRFGAEGIGLCRTEHMFLGDRRELVERLILAATDADRTAALAALLPLQRRDFVEIFREMAGLPVTVRLIDPPLHEFLPPLEQLAVNVAVAQERGEDVAKEEALLAAVRRMHEENPMLGLRGVRLGLVIPGLFAMQVRAIAEAAVAVTRDGGTACPEIMVPLVGAVQELETVRAEAEKIIAEVVGDSGVEVLIGTMIEVPRAALTAGQIAEAAQFFSFGTNDLTQMGWGFSRDDVEGAFFWRYLELGIFGISPFESIDRDGVGRLIRIAAEEGRAARPGLKLGVCGEHGGDPDSVHFFHEVGLDYVSCSPFRVPVARLEAGRAAIETAGSDSR; this is encoded by the coding sequence GTGACAGTGCAGGAGAAGGCTGGCGACAAGTACGTCTACGACTTCGCCGAGGGCAACAAGGAACTCAAGGACCTGCTCGGCGGCAAGGGGGCCAACCTCGCCGAGATGACCAACCTCGGCCTGCCGGTGCCGCCCGGCTTCACCATCACCACCGAGGCCTGCCAGGCGTACCTGGCGACCGGACGGGAGCCGGACGGGCTGGCCGGGCAGATCGAGACCCACCTGGAGGCGCTGGAACGTGGGATGGGCCGGCGGCTCGGCGACCCGCAGGACCCGCTGCTCGTCTCGGTACGCTCCGGCGCCAGGTTCTCCATGCCCGGCATGATGGAGACCGTCCTCAACGTCGGCCTCAACGACCGCAGCGTCGAGGGGCTCGCCCGGCAGGCGAGCAGCGCCGACCCGGACTCCTCCGGCAGCGCCGACCGGTTCGCCTGGGACTCCTACCGCCGGCTGATCCAGATGTTCGGCAAGACCGTCTGCGAGGTGCCGGGCGAGCAGTTCGAGCACGCCCTCGACGAGGCCAAGCGCGCCAAGGGCGCCCACGACGACCTCGACCTCGACGCCGACGACCTGCGCGGACTGGTGGAGACGTACAAGAAGATCTTCGCCGAGCACACCGGGCGGGAGTTCCCGCAGGAGCCGCGGGAACAGCTCGACCTGGCCATCCGGGCGGTCTTCGCGTCGTGGAACGCCGAGCGGGCGATCCTCTACCGCCGCCAGGAACGCATCCCCGCCGACCTGGGCACCGCCGTCAACGTGGTGGCGATGGTCTTCGGCAACCTCGGCCCCGACTCCGGCACCGGGGTCGCCTTCACCCGCGACCCGGGCAGCGGCGCGCAGGGCATCTACGGCGACTACCTGGCCAACGCCCAGGGGGAGGACGTCGTCGCCGGCATCCGCAACACCGTGCCGTTGCAGGAGCTGGAACGGCTCGACCCGAAGTCCTACCGCGAACTGCTCGACATCATGGCCCGGCTGGAGGGTCACTACCGGGACCTCTGCGACATCGAGTTCACCATCGAGCGGGGCAAGCTGTGGATGCTCCAGACCCGGGTGGGCAAGCGCACCGCCGCCGCCGCGTTCGTCATCGCCGGCCAGCTCGTCGACGAAGGCCTGATCGACCTGGACGAGGCGCTGCACCGGGTCAACGGGGCGCAGCTCGCCCAGCTCATGTTCCCCCGCTTCCAGCTCGACCACGAGTTCGAGGCGGTCGCCCGGGGCATCGGGGCCTCCCCGGGGGCCGCGTCCGGCGCGGTGGTCTTCACCTCGGCCCGCGCGGTCGAGCTGGCCGCCGAGGGGAAGTCGGTGATCCTGGTCCGCCGGGAGACCAACCCCGACGACCTCAACGGCATGATCGCCGCCCAGGGCATCCTCACCTCGCGCGGCGGCAAGACCAGCCACGCCGCCGTGGTGGCCCGGGGGATGGGCAAGACCTGCGTCTCCGGGGCCGACGGGCTCGAGGTCGACGTGCCGGCCAGGCGGTTCACCGTCGGCGGGCACACCGTCGTCGAGGGCGACGTCGTCTCCATCGACGGCACCACCGGCAGGGTCTACCTGGGCGAGGTGCCGGTCACGCCGTCCGAGGTGGTGCAGTACTTCGAGGGCAGCCTCGACCCGGAGCGGACCGACGACGCGCTCGTCCGGGCCGTACACCGGATCATGACGCATGCCGACACGCGACGGCGGCTGGCCGTGCGGACGAACGCCGACACCGGGGCCGACGCGGCGCGTGCCCGGCGCTTCGGCGCCGAGGGCATCGGCCTGTGCCGCACCGAGCACATGTTCCTCGGTGACCGGCGGGAACTGGTCGAGCGGCTGATCCTCGCCGCCACCGACGCCGACCGCACCGCCGCCCTCGCCGCTCTGCTGCCCCTGCAGCGCCGGGACTTCGTGGAGATCTTCCGCGAGATGGCCGGGCTGCCGGTCACCGTCCGGCTGATCGACCCGCCGCTGCACGAGTTCCTGCCCCCGCTGGAGCAGCTCGCGGTCAACGTCGCGGTCGCCCAGGAACGCGGCGAGGACGTCGCCAAGGAGGAGGCGCTGCTCGCCGCCGTCCGGCGTATGCACGAGGAGAACCCGATGCTCGGCCTGCGCGGCGTGCGCCTCGGCCTGGTCATCCCCGGCCTGTTCGCGATGCAGGTCCGGGCCATCGCCGAGGCGGCCGTCGCGGTCACCCGCGACGGCGGCACCGCCTGCCCGGAGATCATGGTCCCGCTGGTCGGCGCGGTCCAGGAGCTGGAGACGGTACGCGCCGAAGCCGAGAAGATCATCGCCGAGGTGGTCGGGGACAGCGGGGTCGAGGTGCTGATCGGCACGATGATCGAGGTGCCCCGGGCGGCGCTGACCGCCGGCCAGATCGCCGAGGCGGCGCAGTTCTTCTCCTTCGGCACCAACGACCTCACCCAGATGGGCTGGGGCTTCTCCCGCGACGACGTCGAGGGCGCGTTCTTCTGGCGCTACCTGGAACTGGGCATCTTCGGCATCTCCCCGTTCGAGTCGATCGACCGTGACGGCGTGGGCCGGCTGATCCGGATCGCCGCCGAGGAGGGCCGGGCCGCCCGCCCCGGGCTGAAACTCGGCGTCTGCGGCGAACACGGCGGCGACCCCGACTCGGTGCACTTCTTCCACGAGGTGGGGCTGGACTACGTCTCCTGCTCGCCGTTCCGGGTGCCGGTCGCCCGGCTGGAGGCCGGCCGGGCCGCCATCGAGACCGCCGGCTCCGACAGCCGCTGA
- a CDS encoding deoxyguanosinetriphosphate triphosphohydrolase family protein, whose product MVEFPAAPAAGQASDAQGFDAQAFDAQRWAEEPPKDTGHGRSPYERDRARVLHSAAFRRLAAKTQVHVAGTDDFLRTRLTHSLEVAQIAREMGARLGCDPDLVDTAGLAHDLGHPPFGHNGEDTLDGLAASCGGFEGNAQTLRVLTRLEAKVLAPDGRPAGLNLTRAALDAVSKYPWPRRPGLRKFGVYGDDRPVFDWLRAGSPATPSGVGVPGAGVAAGGDRAGVDPFDGARRCLEAQVMDWADDVAYSVHDVEDGIHGGYVSLRPLLHDPDERAALCADVAAVYSGESPDDLGEVLVELLADPALTPLAGYDGSHRAQVALKATTSVLTGRFVATVVGATRERFGPGPHHRYAADLVVPRRIRAQCALLKGIAWRYVMCRPDARARYLRQREVITELVTALTDRAPDALDPVFAPLWRQAADDGARLRVVIDQVASLTDPAALTWHTRLT is encoded by the coding sequence ATGGTGGAGTTTCCCGCCGCACCAGCCGCCGGGCAGGCGTCCGACGCCCAGGGGTTCGACGCGCAGGCGTTCGACGCGCAGCGGTGGGCCGAGGAGCCGCCGAAGGACACCGGCCACGGCCGGTCGCCGTACGAGCGAGACCGGGCCCGGGTGCTGCACTCGGCGGCCTTCCGCCGGCTCGCCGCGAAGACCCAGGTGCACGTGGCCGGGACCGACGACTTTCTGCGTACCCGGCTGACCCACTCGCTGGAGGTGGCCCAGATCGCCCGGGAGATGGGTGCCCGGCTCGGCTGCGACCCCGACCTGGTGGACACCGCCGGGCTGGCCCACGACCTCGGGCACCCGCCGTTCGGGCACAACGGGGAGGACACCCTCGACGGGCTCGCCGCGTCCTGCGGCGGCTTCGAGGGCAACGCGCAGACGCTGCGGGTGCTCACCCGGCTGGAGGCCAAGGTGCTCGCCCCGGACGGCCGCCCCGCCGGGCTGAACCTCACCCGGGCCGCGCTCGACGCGGTCAGCAAGTACCCCTGGCCCCGCCGCCCCGGGCTGCGCAAGTTCGGCGTGTACGGCGACGACCGCCCGGTCTTCGACTGGCTGCGCGCCGGCAGCCCCGCCACCCCGTCCGGCGTCGGTGTGCCCGGTGCCGGGGTGGCCGCCGGCGGGGACAGGGCCGGCGTGGACCCGTTCGACGGTGCCCGTCGCTGCCTGGAGGCGCAGGTCATGGACTGGGCCGATGACGTGGCGTACTCGGTGCACGACGTCGAGGACGGCATCCACGGCGGCTACGTCTCGCTGCGTCCCCTCCTGCACGACCCCGACGAGCGCGCCGCGCTCTGCGCCGACGTGGCCGCCGTCTACTCGGGGGAGTCCCCGGACGACCTCGGCGAGGTGCTGGTCGAGCTGCTCGCCGATCCGGCGCTCACCCCGCTGGCCGGGTACGACGGCAGTCACCGGGCGCAGGTCGCCCTGAAGGCCACGACCAGCGTCCTCACCGGCCGGTTCGTGGCGACCGTCGTCGGGGCCACCCGGGAGCGCTTCGGCCCCGGCCCCCACCACCGGTACGCCGCCGACCTGGTGGTGCCGCGCCGGATCAGGGCACAGTGCGCGCTGCTCAAGGGCATCGCCTGGCGGTACGTCATGTGCCGCCCCGACGCCCGCGCCCGCTACCTGCGACAACGCGAGGTGATCACCGAACTGGTCACCGCGCTCACCGACCGCGCCCCGGACGCCCTCGACCCGGTCTTCGCCCCGCTGTGGCGGCAGGCCGCAGACGACGGTGCCCGCCTGCGCGTGGTCATCGACCAGGTCGCCTCCCTCACCGACCCCGCCGCCCTGACCTGGCACACCCGCCTCACCTGA